The proteins below come from a single Malus sylvestris chromosome 3, drMalSylv7.2, whole genome shotgun sequence genomic window:
- the LOC126614462 gene encoding dormancy-associated protein 2-like isoform X1 has protein sequence MASSKTFLLLGLVFAVLLIFSEVSARELTETAPTQTQESVEQSTYGDHYNGYEHKHGYGHGHGGHEHGYGHGYEHKHGKHEHGYGLGGYGHGGYGYGGYRHGEHGHGHWKQHGFGHGHWKQHGYGHGHWEPGHGHGHWEHRHGPGHHGKLVAGAEEAELQN, from the exons ATGGCGTCCTCAAAAACTTTTCTTCTACTGGGTCTTGTCTTTGCTGTTCTCCTTATCTTCTCTGAGGTTTCCGCTCGGGAGCTGACTGAGACTGCTCCTACTCAAACCC agGAGAGCGTTGAACAGTCTACCTATGGTGACCATTATAACGGATACGAGCATAAACATGGATACGGGCACGGACATGGAGGGCATGAGCATGGCTATGGACATGGCTACGAGCACAAACATGGAAAGCATGAGCACGGCTATGGACTTGGAGGCTATGGACACGGAGGCTACGGATATGGAGGCTATAGACATGGAGAGCATGGCCACGGACATTGGAAGCAGCACGGGTTTGGCCACGGACATTGGAAGCAGCACGGGTATGGCCACGGCCATTGGGAGCCCGGCCACGGCCACGGACATTGGGAACACAGGCATGGGCCCGGCCATCACGGAAAACTAGTAGCTGGTGCTGAAGAGGCTGAATTACAGAATTAG